Proteins found in one Anopheles aquasalis chromosome 3, idAnoAquaMG_Q_19, whole genome shotgun sequence genomic segment:
- the LOC126579307 gene encoding uncharacterized protein LOC126579307 — protein MNVIHRSSVVLALVALLVQLHSTHGDFGIPPTISGVAVLMSYANQIDNELSALQLQMSAIPNDSIRPQFNEAGAAILAVLNQTKVLIQPIGTAIHLLAPDDVGPAETLFGAVNTRIDAALAFINTTAQTMLVTVETKVSSAVRSKLNFFLNAINVTLGDLKTALAALRTGVINARTAASVSSTGYTSSLVTQNVHPAMVSAVQYKTLQLSGNIPAGAEIARATARILTKANNFIARTLVGMNSSALQMLWDTELFADYTVGTVQLATLTTFVDNAIPSVKSTLGMFAANYSVATANLTTSYDDVDNTYEQVTAGVDSNLLNAYKTLVSTTFTLVDDFVQQIVPPIQTSIINVTTVLVQQLDRAELCFAAYYPQIDQYIITADASGIGCLDVEIQRQKNMLAIVLETLGQMHYFLEDADDYLQICLRVSRFDESLGNACLKEFSDYTRPIVCTTQKEYATILQVLCKEVDSIRYRLWSCLAPTLDDLRRLIEMIHSGFESCRALV, from the exons ATGAACGTGATACACAGATCTAGTGTTGTGTTGGCCTTAGTGGCGCTACTAGTGCAG TTGCACAGCACCCATGGAGACTTCGGTATTCCACCGACCATCTCCGGAGTGGCCGTCCTGATGTCGTACGCGAACCAGATTGACAACGAACTGTCCGCACTACAGCTGCAAATGTCGGCCATACCGAACGACAGTATTCGGCCACAGTTCAATGAGGCAGGGGCCGCGATCCTAGCGGTTCTCAACCAAACAAAGGTTCTGATACAACCGATCGGCACCGCAATCCATCTACTCGCTCCGGATGACGTCGGTCCAGCGGAAACACTTTTTGGTGCCGTCAACACTCGGATTGATGCGGCGCTTGCTTTCATCAACACCACGGCGCAAACGATGCTGGTGACGGTCGAGACGAAAGTGAGTTCCGCCGTGCGCAGTAAACTGAACTTTTTCCTCAACGCCATCAACGTCACGCTCGGTGATCTGAAGACGGCCCTGGCCGCACTGCGCACGGGTGTGATCAATGCACGGACGGCGGCATCGGTGAGTAGCACCGGGTACACCTCATCACTCGTTACCCAGAACGTACACCCGGCGATGGTATCGGCGGTCCAGTATAAGACACTTCAGCTGAGCGGTAACATACCGGCCGGTGCGGAAATCGCCCGTGCTACGGCTCGTATCCTGACCAAGGCGAACAATTTCATCGCCCGAACGCTGGTCGGAATGAATAGCTCCGCGTTACAGATGCTGTGGGACACGGAACTGTTTGCGGACTACACGGTGGGTACGGTGCAGCTCGCCACTCTCACGACGTTCGTGGACAATGCGATACCGAGTGTGAAGAGTACGCTCGGGATGTTTGCGGCCAACTATTCGGTGGCGACGGCCAATCTTACCACCAGCTACGACGATGTGGATAATACGTACGAACAGGTGACGGCCGGTGTGGATAGTAATCTACTGAACGCCTACAAAACGCTCGTCTCGACCACCTTCACCTTGGTGGACGATTTTGTGCAGCAAATCGTACCCCCAATCCagaccagcatcatcaacgtGACGACGGTGTTGGTTCAGCAGCTTGATCGTGCGGAGCTTTGCTTTGCCGCGTACTATCCACAGATCGATCAGTACATCATCACGGCCGATGCATCCGGTATCGGGTGCTTGGATGTTGAGATCCAACGCCAGAAAAATATGTTGGCGATTGTGCTGGAAACGCTTGGCCAGATGCACTACTTCCTCGAGGATGCTGACGATTATCTGCAGATTTGTCTGCGAGTGTCGCGGTTCGATGAATCGTTGGGCAACGCGTGCCTGAAGGAG TTTTCCGACTATACCAGACCGATTGTCTGCACGACACAGAAGGAGTACGCCACCATCTTGCAGGTGCTGTGCAAGGAGGTGGACTCGATACGGTACCGGCTGTGGAGCTGCCTAGCCCCGACACTCGATGATCTGCGGCGTCTGATAGAGATGATCCATAGTGGTTTCGAATCTTGTCGCGCCCTGGTTTGA